The DNA window CTTATTTTCGCCCTCAGTGAATCTTATTACCTTTTTTATTAATTCTAACTTTTTAAGCATTGAAAACCTCGCTGTTATCTTCAGTATAGGCTTTGTAATTTTTAATGCAAAAGGCAAGATAATTTCCTGGCCTTTAGGCATAATTGGTTCAGCACTTTATATATGGGTTTTCATCAATGCGAGAATATACGGTGATGCCCTTCTTCAATTTTTTTACGTCCTCATGGGAATTTATGGTTGGGTGCAATGGCGAAGTGCAATTAAAAACGATGATGTATTACCCATCATTAGTGCAAAACTATCTCAAATAATAAAATACCTTTTAGTAGGCCTATTATTGGTGCCAATTTTTGGATTTCTGTTGGATAATAGAACTGATTCGGATATACCATACTTAGATGCATTTACCACAGTTTTTAGTTTTATTGCCACCTTTATGATGGCAAAAAAAGTACTAGAAAACTGGCTATTTTGGATCATCATCGATCTGACATGCATTTTTATCTACACTTTTAAAGGATTGAATTCAACTGTTGTGCTATTTATTATTTACACTTTGATGGCTCTATACGGTTTTATTAATTGGAAATTGATGCTCAATAAACAAAAGCAAAATGCCTAATATCGTTTTGATAGGATCTGAGTGTTCTGGGAAGACGAGTTTGGCAGAAGCTCTTGCCGGGTATTTTGACATAGATTTTCTCCATGAATATTCCAGACAATATGCAGAAAGTAAAGAAAGTGAACTAAGCTATAAGGATGTAATGCCTATTGCAAAAGGACAGTTGAAATCTGAAAAGGATTTTATAAAAAATACAAAAAGCCGTTTATTAATTTTTGACACCTGTTTGCTATCAACCTATATATACAGTAAAATCTACTATAAAAAAGTACCGGAAAAACTTAAATATTGGCTTGATTTAAATTTATACGATCACTTTTATCTGACTTTCCCCGATCCTGAATGGAAAGAGGATGGAATTCGAAAAATGCCAATGTCAAGATTAAAAATGCATGAGTTTTTTTTAAGTGAATTAGTGCGATTTAAGGTGTCATATTCAGAGTTAAGAGGAGACCTTCAATCCAGAAAAGAAATTGTTATTGGAGATTTGAAACAATACTATTCAGCTAAGTTTTGAAATTCTATCTAATTCCTTAGATTTAATTAACACTTCATATAATGATAGACCATAAAAAAGTAGCCAAACACTGGACAAGGAATCATTTCTTACTGTATTTATATCTATGCGCCATAGAGGCAGATGATGTTTTAGAGGAAAGTGAGGTTGATGATTTATTGGATCAGTACGAGACCATGAATATTGGGGACGAAAATTATGTTAAAACCTTTAATGATGTTTTAATTGAATATAAAGCCCATGATGAAAAAGAAGTAATTGAGTTTATTCATCAATATATTCCTGAGTTTTTTGCCGATCCGGAAAATGCCAAAAAATTGATCGACACTTTGGATAAACTATCCCTCTCAGATGGCAATTTAAATCCTGAAGAAAGCGATATTATAAAATTAGTATCAAGACTAGTCGGAAGGTAGGAGCAATTCCTAAAACTTTATATTTTTGACCCGATAAAAAAGGGGTGCCTAAAATTTCAGGCTGAGATCATACCCAAATAACCTGATCCGGATAATGCCGGCGTAGGGAGTATGGTAATTATAAAGGGAATACCCCGATTCCCGGTTTTATTACTTTAAATTATAATTCATGAAATATGCATTCACAACGGCATTCATAATAATATGGAGCCTATCAATTGCACAGGATTCATTAAAAAATATTGAGCTTGAAGAGGTCTACATTATAGGTATTAGGGCTAAATCAGAGGCTCCTGTAAGCAAAACAACAATTCGCAAAGCCGAATTACAAAAAATTGATCTGGGCCAGGATGCCTCCTTGCATTTGGAAAGATTAAGTCCGTCTATAGTGACTTATTCGGACGCCGGGACGAATTTTGGCAATTATATGAGTTTCCGTCTACGCGGAATGGCGCAAGATCGTATTAATGTAACCTTGAATGGTATTCCATTAAATGATATGCTCGATCAGGGTGTTTATTTTTCAAACTTTGCCGACTTCAGCAACAGTATAGAATCCGTACAAATTCAAAGAGGTGTTGGAACTTCAAGCAACGGAACTTCTTCCTATGCAGGTTCTATAAATTATGAAAGTATTAGTCTTTATTCTGAAAAACCAAAAGCTGAACTGCGATTAAGTGGAGGCAGTTTTGGCTCAATGGGATTAGCGGCTGAAGCTTATTCAGGAAAGAACGAAAAAGGATTTTCGGCATACGCAAGAGCTTCAAGAATGAAGTCTGAAGGTTACAAGGATTATTCTGGAAGTGACGCCCATTCATTTTTCTTTTCCGGCGGATATATAGGTGAAAAGCACGTAATTAAGATTACAGGTTTTATGGGTAAAACTCAAAATCATCAGAGCTACGAATATGTTTTAAAAGATGTAATAAATAAGCGACCAAGAACGAATAACAATAACCCCAATGATATCGATGACTTTGAGCAGGATATGGCCCAGCTTCAGCATACCTTTTTTTTTAGTAAGCGCTTATCATTGTCATCAATACTATATTATACAGGAGCAAGAGGATATTTTCCATATGCTTTCCCTCAATCTGTTTCAATTCCTGTCGATACCCTTTCTATTGCATACGATACAACTATATTAACACAATATAATTATGGGATTGTCAATAATCAGTACGGGGCTACCAGCAACCTTCATTACCATACCAATGATCTTGATGTTGATGCAGGTATTCACTTATATACTTTCAACCGGCGGAATACTGAGGATGTTTCTCCGAATGCCAAGTTTCCATATTTATCTCAAAACAGTTTTAAAGACGAAGCTTCCGTTTTCATAAAAGCAAGCAAAAGATTCGATCCCTTAAATATGATTCTATTTGCTGAATCCCAAATGAGATATGTAAAAATGAGTTTTGAACCGGGTCAGGATGGGATAAATTCAACTTCAAAATCGTACTTTTTTTTAAATCCAAGAATTGGGATCACTTACAATTTAAGAACCGATATGAATTTGTATGCTTCTTTTGGTCGAACCGGACGGGAACCGACGAGAATCGACTTTTTTAGCAATGACTTTAGTATCAAGGAAGAATTTGTAAATGATATTGAGCTTGGGTACAGACTGACTAAAGATAAGCTGAAATTAAATCTCAATGCATTTTATATGGATTTTGAGAATGAGATTACCGAATTGGGGGGAGTGATTCAAAACACTTACTTTGAAATACGGCAAAATGTAGCCAGCAGTCAGCGCTATGGACTTGAGTTGGAAACCGAATATAGAATTATTAAAAATCTGGATTTTAGATTGATGGCAAGCTATTTAAGGACAAATATAGATAATGTCACTTTGGAAGGGAATAGTGAAAATAACGTTGAGCAGGTATTATCACCAGATTTTATTGTTACCCCAGAACTAAGCTATACTTTTAAAGAAAAATTCAGTATTAATGTCAATGCAAGGTATTTGTCAGAAGCCTTTACTGATATTTTTAACCAGCCTGAATATCAGATTCCTTCCAGCTTAATTTTTAATTCGGGGATTGACTATAAGGTGTCAGAAAATGTCAGCGCTTCACTTTTTTTCAATAACATCACAGACGAATTGTATTTTACGGATGGCGCGCCAATTGATACCGACTTCGATGGCGTACTGGATGGACCTGGATTCAGGGTTCAGGCACCAAGGAATATCATGGGTAGACTTACAATTCTATTTTAAGCCAAGAAAGCCGAAATATGACTATTAAATATTCAAACCTTAAATCGTTTGCAAAATGGATTCATTAAGTTTATTTTCCAATTTCAATTCGGGGAATGGATAAAGATCAAATTCAAAAACTTACTTCTGAGACCAAAGCGGTAAAAAAGGTCCTACATATATTTTTAGCCGTATTGATTATAATAATTCTCTATGTTTTAAAGCAGTTTTTTATTCCTATTGCCCTGGCCTTGTTTTTTGCCATGTTACTGATTCCTCTTCTTTCGAAAATGGTAGAGTGGAAATTACCCGTTGGAATTAGTGTGGCAACGATTTCAATTTTATTCCTGGGACTGATATTTCTATTCGGATTATTTATATCTAAAATGGCCAGCAAACTGGTTAGCGAATCCGGCGAATTAAAAGTGCAGATTTCTGAAAAGATCGGTGAAGTACAAAAGTTTCTTGAAAGCTTTGGGGGAGGTTATTTTGAAAAACAAAAAATATCAGAAAGTTTGAGCAATATCATCAACCCTGATTTTCTTTTTGAGTACACAGGTGATCTGGCCGGATTTGTAGGTGGATTTACGGCAGATTTCTTTTTGATGTTTATCTATCTGGTAGGATTTCTTAGCGCGATTCAGAATTATAAACATTTTCTTATTTATCTGTTTGGTAACAAGGATGAAGCAAGAAACAGCCAGATTCTGATGATTTTTGAGCAATTAAAATCATCACTGTCCAGATACATGCTAGTTAAAATTCTCATCAGCCTCGGAACAGGCACGGGTTATGCCCTTACATGTTATATTTTTGGAGTCAAACATGCCATAATCTGGGGCTTTCTGGCATTTTGTTTAAATTTTATCCCCACCATAGGCTCTATCATAGCAACCATCCCACCCTTATTATTGGGGATAATTCAATTGGATTCTTTTGTAACATTGTTTTTGCTTCTGGCGGTGTTGCTGTCTGTACAATTATTTTTTGGTAACATTCTGGAGCCTAAAATTCAGGGCAGCAGCTTTAATATTAATTTCGTATCTATAATACTAGGGCTTGTACTTTTTGGAGGATTATGGGGAATTATTGGAATGTTATTATCTGTCCCACTTTTAGTGCTTTTAAAAATTGTATTGTCGGAAATACCCGAAGCGCAATTTATTGTTCGTTTAATGGCCACCAATCGGGAAGTAAGAGAATGGGCCAAGGAGAATCAATTTAAGCAAATAAACGAGGAACTATAAGAATCCGTCCCTGATATCGCGATCCCTTAATGCCTTTACAGCTTTACCATAGCTTTCAGTTAGCTCACGAAATTTTTCCACATCGCCGCCTCTGTCCGGATGATGCTGAAGGCTTAATTTTCTAAACCAGTATTTTACATCTTCCATTGTAGCATCCCAGTCCAGGCCGAATACACTTAGATATCCCGGGATTTTTCTGAATTTTTCAAACTCGTACTTTTTCTCGGCTGTACAGAAAATTTGACCCATAGCCCTAACCTCGCCTGTGTCATCCAATTCTCTTTTGCTCACAGCAAAAGTTGGTGCATTATCATCGGTTGTGAAACCATCTTTATAGGGTTCACTATAAATGATCAATTGCTTGGGTAGTACTTTCTTGATTTGAAATTTGGCCTTTCCGTATTTTGCATATAGATATTCAACACGGGCAGTTTCCCTGAACTCTGAATTTCCTGATTGTTTCTCTATTTCCTGCTCCAAATACTCCTGAAGTGCAAAATCTCCATTAATACAAAGTGCTCTTCTATCTTTTAAGACTTTAAGCACATCTTTTTCTGCTTGCTGATAAGAACTTGATGTGCCTGTGTGCTGAGGTCTGTCGCTATCAAGTGCGATTACCCAGAAAACCTTGTCTTTGTCAATCCTTGCTGCAGATACAACGTTGTTGAATTCCAGGCCTTTTCCATCCGGATTGACAAGTTTCTCCATTAGCTTTTTACCACTTTTGGTTTCCTTAAAACTTGTTTCAAAAATTGTTCCTTTTGGATTGAGTTCCAATTTTGTGCGCTTTTTGGTGTTTTTGTGAAACTTTAAACTTCGAAATTAGCTTTTAAAGTCATCAGTAAAAAATTAATTTTACATTCATGCTCCAAAATATACTCGTATTAACAGCATTTTTAATGGCTCTGTTTTATATGCTGCGACTTGTTTATAAAAACTTTTTCTCGGAAGAAGTGCATTGCCCAGGCTGCAGCGGATGTTCATCGATTGATTTTGCCAGCATTGAAAGGGAAATGGAAAAAAAGATAGGAAATTAATCTTCCAGAAAACTTCCTAGGATCGAACTGGACTCCTTACCTCTATTTTGACCATATGGAGCTAAAGCCTGGACTAATTTTCTAATAGGCATTGATTGCAACCAAACTTTGCCCGTACCTTGTAAAGTAGCAAGAAACAAACCTTCACCTCCGAATACCATGGATTTTAGTCCGCCCGCCCTGGCCACATTAAAATCCAGTTGTGATTCATAAGCTACAATACAACCCGTATCGACTCTTAAAAGGTTATTGTTCAATTCCTTTTCTACAATGGTTCCGCCAGCATGAATAAAGGCTTTACCGTCTCCTTGCAACTTTTGCATGATAAATCCTTCTCCACCAACCAAACCTGATCCAATTCTTTTATTAAATGTAATGGAAATTTTAGTCCCCAATGCTGCGCATAAAAAGCCATCTTTTTGAACGATTAATTCGCTATTCGTTCTCTCAGACAAGTCTATTGGAATGACTGTTCCAGGATAAGGAGCTGCAAATGCAACTCTTTGTTTGCCCTGACCGCGATTGGTAAAATGTGTCATAAAGACCGATTCACCTGTTAAGAGGCGACTTCCTGCTGAAAGTATTTTTCCCATAAAACCCTGATCGGGATTGGATCCATCTCCCATTTTTGTTTCAAAAGTAATACCCTCATCCATGTACATCATTGCACCGGCCTCAGCAATAACTGTTTCATTTGGGTCGAGTTCAACTTCAACTAACTGAATGTCATCCCCAATAATTTTAAAATCTATTTCATGTGAATTCATTGATCTTCTTTTTTGTCTTCACCCTTATCAATGTCGTCGCGATCCCGCAGTTTTTTATCATCGACATTTTTATTCAAAAATTTATTGATTTTTTCAATGTCCATAT is part of the Hyphobacterium sp. CCMP332 genome and encodes:
- a CDS encoding nicotinamide mononucleotide transporter; this encodes MNLITFFINSNFLSIENLAVIFSIGFVIFNAKGKIISWPLGIIGSALYIWVFINARIYGDALLQFFYVLMGIYGWVQWRSAIKNDDVLPIISAKLSQIIKYLLVGLLLVPIFGFLLDNRTDSDIPYLDAFTTVFSFIATFMMAKKVLENWLFWIIIDLTCIFIYTFKGLNSTVVLFIIYTLMALYGFINWKLMLNKQKQNA
- a CDS encoding ATP-binding protein, which codes for MPNIVLIGSECSGKTSLAEALAGYFDIDFLHEYSRQYAESKESELSYKDVMPIAKGQLKSEKDFIKNTKSRLLIFDTCLLSTYIYSKIYYKKVPEKLKYWLDLNLYDHFYLTFPDPEWKEDGIRKMPMSRLKMHEFFLSELVRFKVSYSELRGDLQSRKEIVIGDLKQYYSAKF
- a CDS encoding TonB-dependent receptor — translated: MKYAFTTAFIIIWSLSIAQDSLKNIELEEVYIIGIRAKSEAPVSKTTIRKAELQKIDLGQDASLHLERLSPSIVTYSDAGTNFGNYMSFRLRGMAQDRINVTLNGIPLNDMLDQGVYFSNFADFSNSIESVQIQRGVGTSSNGTSSYAGSINYESISLYSEKPKAELRLSGGSFGSMGLAAEAYSGKNEKGFSAYARASRMKSEGYKDYSGSDAHSFFFSGGYIGEKHVIKITGFMGKTQNHQSYEYVLKDVINKRPRTNNNNPNDIDDFEQDMAQLQHTFFFSKRLSLSSILYYTGARGYFPYAFPQSVSIPVDTLSIAYDTTILTQYNYGIVNNQYGATSNLHYHTNDLDVDAGIHLYTFNRRNTEDVSPNAKFPYLSQNSFKDEASVFIKASKRFDPLNMILFAESQMRYVKMSFEPGQDGINSTSKSYFFLNPRIGITYNLRTDMNLYASFGRTGREPTRIDFFSNDFSIKEEFVNDIELGYRLTKDKLKLNLNAFYMDFENEITELGGVIQNTYFEIRQNVASSQRYGLELETEYRIIKNLDFRLMASYLRTNIDNVTLEGNSENNVEQVLSPDFIVTPELSYTFKEKFSINVNARYLSEAFTDIFNQPEYQIPSSLIFNSGIDYKVSENVSASLFFNNITDELYFTDGAPIDTDFDGVLDGPGFRVQAPRNIMGRLTILF
- a CDS encoding AI-2E family transporter; protein product: MDKDQIQKLTSETKAVKKVLHIFLAVLIIIILYVLKQFFIPIALALFFAMLLIPLLSKMVEWKLPVGISVATISILFLGLIFLFGLFISKMASKLVSESGELKVQISEKIGEVQKFLESFGGGYFEKQKISESLSNIINPDFLFEYTGDLAGFVGGFTADFFLMFIYLVGFLSAIQNYKHFLIYLFGNKDEARNSQILMIFEQLKSSLSRYMLVKILISLGTGTGYALTCYIFGVKHAIIWGFLAFCLNFIPTIGSIIATIPPLLLGIIQLDSFVTLFLLLAVLLSVQLFFGNILEPKIQGSSFNINFVSIILGLVLFGGLWGIIGMLLSVPLLVLLKIVLSEIPEAQFIVRLMATNREVREWAKENQFKQINEEL
- a CDS encoding TIGR00266 family protein, whose protein sequence is MNSHEIDFKIIGDDIQLVEVELDPNETVIAEAGAMMYMDEGITFETKMGDGSNPDQGFMGKILSAGSRLLTGESVFMTHFTNRGQGKQRVAFAAPYPGTVIPIDLSERTNSELIVQKDGFLCAALGTKISITFNKRIGSGLVGGEGFIMQKLQGDGKAFIHAGGTIVEKELNNNLLRVDTGCIVAYESQLDFNVARAGGLKSMVFGGEGLFLATLQGTGKVWLQSMPIRKLVQALAPYGQNRGKESSSILGSFLED